From the genome of Rhizobium leguminosarum, one region includes:
- a CDS encoding TRAP transporter small permease yields the protein MSQEIHTQITAEEIGHEFEGHAPTANVSDYAIEDWITLIVFWLMAGCVFLQFFTRYVLNDSYAWTEEIAINCLIGVVFLGSVMCVRTSRHIQVDVFYHYMPAGLARVLATFVDVVRIGFFAYGCHLMWRYVDIVADEQMVTIDLPRNIVFYTVLVAFVLMLIRAVIVFIANMRRGYSVLERPEEFQTIEG from the coding sequence ATGTCGCAAGAAATTCATACGCAAATCACGGCCGAAGAAATCGGTCACGAGTTCGAAGGGCACGCACCCACTGCCAACGTCTCGGACTACGCTATCGAAGACTGGATCACGCTGATCGTCTTCTGGTTGATGGCCGGTTGCGTCTTTCTGCAGTTCTTCACGCGCTATGTACTGAACGACAGCTACGCATGGACCGAGGAGATCGCGATCAATTGTCTGATCGGCGTCGTCTTTCTCGGTTCCGTCATGTGCGTGCGCACCTCGCGGCATATCCAGGTGGATGTGTTCTATCACTATATGCCGGCAGGCCTTGCGCGCGTGCTCGCAACCTTCGTCGATGTCGTCCGCATCGGCTTCTTCGCCTATGGCTGCCACCTGATGTGGCGCTATGTCGACATCGTGGCGGATGAGCAGATGGTCACCATCGACCTGCCGCGCAACATCGTCTTCTACACCGTTCTCGTCGCTTTCGTGCTGATGCTGATCCGCGCGGTTATCGTCTTCATCGCCAACATGCGCCGCGGCTACTCCGTTCTGGAGCGCCCCGAAGAATTCCAGACCATCGAGGGTTGA
- a CDS encoding sigma-70 family RNA polymerase sigma factor, which produces MTSLTTVHSASNTKETSAIELEIVELTPALRAFARRFLRNDDDIDDLVQETLMKALNSLHLYHPGTSLKSWLFTILRNTFCTNYRKQRREPAGMGVAMEQVSIAPTQEWALRERELQQALTLLPDDRRRALTLVATGTSYVDAARMCGCRIGTLKSRVSRARESLLLMLGNQLLD; this is translated from the coding sequence ATGACGTCTTTAACTACAGTACACTCTGCTTCTAACACCAAAGAAACTTCCGCAATCGAACTAGAGATCGTTGAACTGACTCCGGCATTACGTGCCTTTGCCAGAAGGTTCCTGCGCAACGACGACGATATCGATGATCTCGTGCAAGAAACACTGATGAAGGCCCTGAACTCGCTCCATCTCTACCACCCTGGCACCTCGCTCAAATCCTGGCTGTTCACCATTCTTCGAAACACGTTTTGCACCAATTATCGCAAGCAAAGACGGGAGCCGGCTGGAATGGGCGTGGCGATGGAACAGGTGTCGATCGCGCCAACCCAGGAGTGGGCGCTGCGGGAGCGGGAGTTGCAACAGGCGCTAACGCTTCTTCCCGACGACAGGCGCCGCGCCCTAACACTGGTGGCTACCGGAACGAGTTACGTGGACGCCGCGAGGATGTGCGGGTGCCGGATCGGTACATTGAAAAGCCGCGTGAGTCGCGCCCGCGAGTCCTTGCTGTTGATGCTGGGAAACCAGCTCCTGGACTGA
- a CDS encoding transcriptional regulator NanR: MTQPLEQIVRRKLSDEVFDRLERIITSGELQPGDEMPSERVLMERFGVGRPAIREAMQSLANKGLVSISHGERAKVLRLTAKSIFRQVDLTAKIMLSQSSDSLEYLKSARIFFERGMAREAAQRASVSDIADLRNIIERQRMSLGRAEEFIDADMEFHTRIAQISGNPIYIAVSEAMLAWLKEYHTEMLIWTGKEKFTLAEHDEIVDRLEANDVDGSETALLKHLERSRALYAK, from the coding sequence ATGACCCAGCCCCTCGAACAAATCGTCCGCCGGAAACTCTCTGACGAAGTATTTGATCGACTTGAGCGAATTATCACCTCGGGCGAGCTTCAGCCCGGCGACGAAATGCCCTCCGAGCGCGTGCTGATGGAACGCTTTGGCGTCGGCCGGCCGGCGATCAGGGAGGCCATGCAGTCCCTTGCCAACAAAGGTCTGGTCAGCATTTCGCATGGCGAGCGGGCGAAGGTACTCAGGCTGACGGCAAAATCGATATTCCGCCAGGTCGATCTCACCGCCAAGATCATGCTGTCGCAATCGTCGGACTCGCTGGAATATCTGAAGAGCGCCCGCATCTTCTTCGAGCGGGGCATGGCGCGCGAGGCCGCGCAGCGCGCCTCTGTAAGCGATATCGCCGATCTCAGGAACATCATCGAGCGCCAGCGAATGTCGCTTGGGCGGGCCGAAGAGTTCATCGACGCGGACATGGAGTTTCACACCCGTATCGCGCAGATATCAGGCAACCCGATCTACATCGCCGTCAGCGAAGCGATGCTTGCCTGGCTGAAGGAATATCATACCGAGATGCTGATCTGGACCGGCAAGGAAAAATTCACGCTCGCCGAACATGACGAGATCGTGGATCGCCTAGAAGCAAACGACGTGGATGGCTCGGAAACGGCACTCCTCAAGCATCTGGAGCGGTCGCGCGCGCTTTACGCGAAGTAG
- a CDS encoding FadR/GntR family transcriptional regulator translates to MFSPVESRRLYRQVADQIRFMIASGELAVGQRLPAERDLAEQLSVSRPTVREALIVLEVEGLVNIRMGSGIYVVRQHAATVTGAEREPVEGPFELLQARTLIECAIAEEAAGRAKPDDIALLDEALTRMGGVVNDAIAVLDADRAFHTGIAAIVGNATLIRVTGEMFDMRMTPYFARLASHFEGPTTWRSALDEHRAIRDAIAAGDAAGAKAAMRAHLTMSQKRFSESFGEEFSGEEERGRNERPSKRTTKT, encoded by the coding sequence ATGTTTTCGCCCGTTGAATCACGCCGTCTTTATAGACAGGTTGCGGATCAGATTCGCTTCATGATCGCTAGCGGCGAGCTTGCCGTCGGCCAGCGGCTGCCGGCTGAGCGCGACCTTGCGGAGCAACTATCAGTCTCACGTCCGACTGTCCGCGAGGCGCTGATCGTCCTGGAGGTCGAAGGCCTCGTCAACATCCGCATGGGATCCGGCATCTATGTGGTGCGCCAGCATGCTGCGACCGTCACTGGGGCCGAGCGCGAGCCGGTGGAGGGGCCCTTCGAGCTGCTGCAGGCGCGCACCCTCATCGAATGTGCCATTGCCGAAGAAGCTGCGGGCCGTGCCAAGCCGGACGATATCGCTCTGCTCGATGAAGCTCTGACGCGCATGGGTGGTGTGGTCAACGATGCAATCGCAGTGCTCGATGCAGATCGCGCCTTCCACACCGGCATTGCCGCCATCGTTGGGAATGCGACATTGATCCGCGTAACGGGCGAGATGTTCGACATGCGCATGACCCCTTATTTCGCAAGGCTCGCCAGCCACTTCGAGGGGCCAACGACTTGGCGCAGCGCCCTGGACGAGCATCGCGCCATTCGCGACGCGATCGCCGCCGGCGATGCGGCCGGCGCTAAGGCTGCCATGCGCGCCCATCTCACCATGTCGCAGAAGAGGTTTTCCGAGAGCTTCGGGGAGGAGTTCTCGGGAGAAGAGGAGCGCGGACGCAACGAGCGGCCGTCGAAAAGAACGACTAAGACTTAA
- a CDS encoding sialic acid TRAP transporter substrate-binding protein SiaP, whose protein sequence is MKSRLATILCTAAAIMASSAIAQAQTVLKWAHVYETSEPFHTDSVWAAEEINKRTDGRYKIEVYPASQLGKEADINQGLKLGTVDIIISGSSFAARDYKPIGVTYFPYIFRGPDHLIAYTKSDVFKRLAKGYEDKTGNHIAAVSYYGTRHTTSNKPVAKCADMQGLKIRVPDVPAYLAMPRACGANTTPIAFAEVYLALQNGTVEAQENPLTTIEAKKFYEVQKNIILTGHIVDHLNTVISKTRWASLSDEDKKIFGEVMQEAAERTSKTIAGKENGLIATFKEKGLNVAEVDKADFEKTVMEKVNFEDFGYEKADWEAIRAIQ, encoded by the coding sequence ATGAAAAGCAGACTGGCAACGATACTTTGCACCGCAGCCGCGATCATGGCGAGTAGCGCGATCGCGCAGGCCCAGACAGTGCTGAAATGGGCGCATGTCTATGAAACGTCTGAGCCGTTCCACACGGATTCCGTATGGGCCGCCGAAGAGATCAATAAGCGCACCGATGGGCGCTACAAGATCGAGGTCTATCCGGCGTCGCAGCTCGGCAAGGAAGCCGATATCAACCAGGGCCTCAAGCTCGGGACGGTCGACATCATCATCTCGGGATCGAGCTTCGCGGCACGCGACTACAAGCCGATCGGCGTGACTTACTTCCCTTATATCTTCCGCGGTCCCGATCACCTGATCGCCTATACCAAGAGCGATGTCTTCAAGCGCCTTGCCAAAGGCTATGAAGACAAGACCGGCAACCACATCGCCGCCGTCAGCTATTACGGTACGCGCCATACGACATCAAACAAGCCGGTCGCCAAATGCGCCGATATGCAGGGCTTGAAGATCCGCGTGCCTGACGTTCCCGCCTATCTCGCCATGCCGCGCGCCTGCGGTGCCAACACGACGCCGATCGCCTTTGCCGAAGTCTATCTCGCTTTGCAGAACGGCACGGTCGAGGCACAGGAAAACCCGCTGACGACAATCGAGGCGAAGAAGTTCTACGAAGTCCAGAAGAACATCATCCTCACCGGCCACATCGTCGATCACCTCAACACCGTGATCTCGAAGACGCGGTGGGCGAGCCTTTCCGACGAGGACAAGAAGATCTTCGGCGAAGTCATGCAGGAAGCCGCCGAGCGCACGAGCAAGACGATCGCCGGCAAGGAAAACGGCCTCATTGCGACCTTCAAGGAAAAGGGTCTTAACGTCGCCGAGGTCGACAAGGCCGATTTCGAAAAGACCGTGATGGAAAAGGTCAATTTCGAGGATTTCGGCTACGAGAAGGCCGATTGGGAAGCAATCCGCGCGATCCAGTAA
- a CDS encoding L-idonate 5-dehydrogenase — MRTRVARLYQKGDLRIETAAVAAPGPGEVLLKMAAAGICGSDLHYYQDGGFGPVRVREPIIPGHEASGTVSQAGEGVDLKAGTLVAVNPSQPCGHCEYCQKNMPIHCLEMRFMGSAMRLPHEQGMFREWLVVPAKQCFAVGVATTAAEAACSEPLSVCLHAASRAGDITGKRVLVTGAGPIGALMVAVASYHGASEIVVTDLADAALDRAKAMGASRTINVSKNAQALAEYEAGKGYFDLVFECSAAAPAIRGAIAAIRPRGTIVQVGVTGDVPIPLNAIVGKELQLHGTQRFHEEFGTAVELISSHKIDVRPIISHSLPLEEATSAFTLAGDRATACKVQLTF; from the coding sequence ATGCGGACACGCGTGGCACGGCTTTACCAAAAGGGCGATCTCAGGATCGAGACCGCCGCGGTTGCGGCCCCTGGTCCCGGCGAGGTGCTTCTCAAAATGGCGGCCGCAGGCATTTGCGGCTCCGACCTGCATTATTATCAGGACGGCGGCTTCGGGCCGGTCCGGGTTCGCGAGCCGATCATACCCGGCCACGAGGCCTCGGGGACCGTGAGCCAAGCGGGCGAGGGGGTCGACCTAAAGGCCGGGACGCTGGTGGCGGTCAATCCCAGCCAACCCTGCGGGCATTGCGAATATTGTCAGAAAAACATGCCGATCCATTGCCTGGAAATGCGCTTCATGGGCAGTGCGATGCGCCTGCCGCATGAGCAGGGCATGTTCCGGGAATGGCTGGTGGTGCCGGCCAAGCAGTGTTTTGCGGTCGGAGTTGCGACAACTGCCGCGGAAGCTGCTTGCAGCGAGCCGCTCTCCGTCTGTCTGCACGCGGCATCGCGCGCTGGAGATATCACAGGCAAACGGGTGCTGGTCACCGGTGCCGGCCCGATCGGGGCCTTGATGGTTGCCGTCGCCTCCTATCATGGGGCAAGCGAGATCGTGGTGACCGATCTCGCGGATGCGGCGCTGGACCGGGCCAAAGCGATGGGCGCCAGCCGCACGATCAATGTTTCCAAGAATGCCCAGGCACTTGCGGAATACGAGGCGGGAAAGGGCTATTTCGATCTCGTCTTCGAATGCTCGGCCGCCGCCCCGGCCATCCGCGGCGCGATTGCCGCCATCAGGCCGCGCGGGACGATCGTGCAGGTCGGCGTCACGGGAGACGTGCCGATCCCCCTCAACGCCATCGTCGGCAAGGAGCTTCAACTCCACGGAACCCAGCGCTTCCACGAGGAGTTCGGTACTGCCGTCGAGCTGATCTCCAGCCACAAGATCGATGTGCGGCCGATCATCAGCCACAGCCTGCCGCTCGAAGAAGCCACTTCAGCCTTCACTCTCGCTGGTGACCGCGCGACGGCTTGCAAGGTACAACTGACTTTTTAG
- a CDS encoding TRAP transporter large permease has product MLLLLGSFLVLMLIGVPVAISMAVASVLYIVLNGVAPDIIVAQRMIAGVESFPLLAVPFFILAGNLMNSAGVTGRIYSFAVALVGWMKGGLAQVNIIGSVIFSGMSGTALADAAGIGTIEIKAMKDHGYPVEAAVGVTAASATLGPIFPPSLPFVIYGMMANVSIGALFMAGILPGIVMTLLMMITVAAFAYKKRWGSDAPFDVRQLLSAGMEIVVVLAVPLAIYLMMQAGVSMNVAAGIALALLLALDWYFRFSAVMALMTPVILIGGMTMGWFTPTEAAVAAVLWSLFLGLVRYRTMTPSTLAKASFDTIETTASVLFIVTAASVFAWLLTVSQAAQLLSDAILSITDNKWVFLILVNLLMLFVGCFLDTIAAITILVPILLPIVLKFGIDPVQFGLIMTLNLMIGLLHPPLGMVLFVLSRVAKLSVERTTMAILPWLVPLFLALILITFVPAVSLWLPQQLGLLR; this is encoded by the coding sequence ATGCTACTGCTTCTTGGCTCGTTTCTGGTGCTAATGCTGATCGGGGTGCCCGTCGCCATCTCGATGGCCGTCGCATCCGTGCTTTACATCGTCCTTAACGGCGTCGCTCCCGACATCATCGTCGCCCAGCGGATGATTGCCGGGGTCGAAAGCTTCCCGCTGCTCGCGGTGCCCTTCTTCATCCTCGCGGGCAACCTGATGAACTCGGCCGGCGTCACCGGCCGCATCTATTCCTTTGCCGTTGCTCTCGTCGGCTGGATGAAGGGCGGTCTGGCGCAGGTCAACATCATCGGTTCCGTCATCTTCTCCGGCATGTCCGGCACGGCGCTCGCCGATGCGGCCGGTATCGGTACGATCGAGATTAAGGCGATGAAGGATCACGGCTATCCGGTCGAGGCCGCGGTCGGCGTGACGGCGGCGTCTGCCACGCTCGGTCCGATCTTCCCACCGTCGCTGCCTTTCGTGATCTATGGCATGATGGCGAACGTCTCGATCGGCGCTCTTTTCATGGCGGGCATCCTGCCCGGCATTGTCATGACGCTCCTGATGATGATCACCGTCGCCGCCTTCGCCTATAAGAAGCGCTGGGGCTCGGACGCGCCGTTCGATGTGAGGCAGCTGCTGTCGGCGGGGATGGAAATCGTCGTCGTCCTGGCAGTGCCGCTGGCCATCTATCTGATGATGCAGGCGGGCGTATCGATGAATGTTGCGGCGGGCATTGCCCTTGCCCTGCTTCTCGCCCTCGACTGGTATTTCCGCTTTTCCGCCGTCATGGCGCTGATGACACCCGTCATCCTGATCGGCGGCATGACGATGGGCTGGTTCACGCCGACGGAGGCCGCCGTCGCAGCCGTCCTCTGGTCTCTGTTCCTCGGTCTGGTCCGTTACCGGACGATGACGCCGTCGACGCTCGCCAAGGCAAGTTTCGATACGATCGAGACGACGGCATCCGTTCTCTTCATCGTCACCGCGGCATCGGTCTTTGCCTGGCTGCTGACGGTGAGCCAGGCGGCCCAGCTGCTGTCCGATGCAATCCTGTCGATCACCGACAATAAATGGGTTTTCCTGATCCTCGTGAACCTGCTGATGCTCTTCGTCGGCTGCTTCCTGGACACGATCGCGGCCATCACCATCCTCGTGCCGATCCTTCTGCCGATCGTCCTGAAATTCGGGATCGATCCGGTCCAGTTCGGTCTCATCATGACGCTGAACCTGATGATCGGCCTGCTGCACCCGCCGCTCGGCATGGTGCTTTTCGTGTTGTCGAGGGTCGCGAAACTCTCCGTCGAACGCACGACCATGGCGATCCTGCCCTGGCTGGTGCCGCTCTTCCTGGCGCTGATCCTGATCACCTTCGTGCCTGCAGTATCGCTGTGGCTGCCGCAGCAACTCGGGCTGCTGAGATAG